CGTGAGCAGCCGACCGCTCCTGGTTGAGGCCCTCGAGCTTGAACAGCAGGGGCACCTCGCGCGTCGACCACACCCTTACCGTGAAGGCCTCACCGTTGGCGAAGTCGATGCCCTCGGGCAGCTGCAGGGTGCTGCCGCCGAAGTCCGCGCCGGCGAACTTCTGCATCTGCGCCACCTGGGCGCTGGTATTGATGCCACCGGAAACGGGGTTCTCGATCACCGTCGAGACGCCGCCATCGAAGCCGCCATCGGGGCCAAAGTCGAAGGCGGCGGGGTCTCCTTCGAAGTCGACGTTGGTGGGGCCGACGACGCCGTCGTCGCCATCGTCTCCGCCATCGCTGGCTGCACCCACCGCGATGTCATCGGCGTACCAGGTTTGCGCGCCGACGCCGGCGCCTTCAGCGCCGAAGTTGAAGAACAGCACGATCTTGTCATACGTCGCATTCGGGTCGAAGGCGGCCGTGTTCGCCACTGGGTTAGAGAAGTTGAAGTTGAGGGATTCCCAGCCGTCAACGATGGACGTGGTCGCCTCCGTCTCCACGGACACGGTCTCGTCCGTCGAGTCCTCGATCTTCAGGCGAATCTGTGCGCCCGCAGCGGGGCCGTTGACGCGCACGCTCATCACAGGGGCAGCGGGATCGAGTTCGATCTCACCAACTGATTCGTTAGGCAAGGTTGAGATTACCGTACCCGCGAACAGCTGCGCCTCTGCCGATCGGTTGACCTGTAGCACCATGTTGGCGCCGTCGAGGGGGTCGACCGCTAGGCTCGAGTCCTCTGCGCCTTCAAACCCGCGCAAGGTGTACTCGACGGCAGCATCATCGAAGGTGACGGTCTCGAAGCCGGCCCCCAGTTCGCCATCGTCCTCACCCTCGTCGAGGGCCACGGCGATGTCGTCCGCAAACCACGTTTGCGCACCTACATCGCCGCCTTCCGCGCCAAAGTTGAAGAACAGCACGATCTTGTCGTAGGTCGCACTCGGATCGAAGGCTGCCGTGCCCGATACCTGATTGAGGAAATCGAAGGTGAGCGTCTCCCAGCCGTTGGCGACGGTCGTGGTCGCCTCCGTCTCCACCGACACGGTCTCGTCGGTCGAATCCTCGATCTTCAGGCGGATCTGTGCGCCCACCTGTGGTCCGTTCACGCGCACCGTCATCTGCGGCGCCATGGGGTCGAGGTTGATCGCACCGGAGGATTCATTGTCGCCGGTGGAGATGACCGTGCCCGCGAACAGCTGAGCCGCCTCGCTGCGGTTCACCCGAAGCACCATGCTCGAGGCGTCGACCGGGTCCACCACGAGGGAGGAGTCCTCAGCACCCTCAAAGCCACGCAACGCGTAGGCGATATCGGGATCATCGAAGGTGATCGTCTCGAAGGCCGGTCGATCGTCCGCGCCGCCGTCATCTCCATCGTCGGCCGAGCACGAGGTCGTTTGCTGAATGTCGTCGTAGAAGAAGGTCCAGTTGTCGGGGTCGTTCTCAGCATCGCCGGCATTGCCAAGATCGAAGATCACCGTGACACCGGTCACTGGGTCGCCGCTGGTGGCCCCAGTGAAGTCGTAGCATAGGTCCTGCCACATGGCACCGCCGTCGTGATCGGCCGAGCGCTCCTGGTTGAGGCCCTCCAGCTTGAACAGGACCGGCACCACGCGCCGCGACCACACCTTCATCGTGAAGGCCGGACCGTTGGCGAAGTCGATACCCTCGGGCAGCGCCAGAGTGCTGCCGCCGAACACGTCACCTGCAAACTTCTGCATCTGCACCACTTGAGCGCTGGTGTTGATGCCCTCCATCGCAGGGTTGTCGACCACCGTCGACACGCCGCCAGCGAAGTTGTCGAAGACGAAGCCGGCCGGATCACCCTCGAAGTCAAGGCTGGTGCCATCGTCTGCACCGCCATCGTCCATAGCGTCGTCGCCGCCGTCGTCAGCGCCGCTGCCGACCACGTCGATGTCGTCAGCAAACCAGGTCTGCGCGCCCACGTCGGCGCCAGAGGCACCGAAGTTGAAGAACAACACCACGCGGTCGTAGGTGGCGGCAGGATCAAACGCGGCTGTGCCTTCGGCCTGGTCGAGGAAGTTGAAGGTCAGGGTCTCCCAGCCGTTAGCAACGGTGGTAGTTGCCTCAGTCTCTACGGAGATCGTCGCGTCGGCTGAGTTCTCGACCTTCAGTCGAATCTGCGCCCCGGCCTGGGGGCCGTTCACCCGGACGGTCATCTGCGGCGCCATCGCGTCGAGGGGAATCGTGCCGACCGTTTCGTTATCACTGGTGGAGATCACGGTGCCAGCGAAGGTCTCTGCGGCATCGGAGCGGTTGACCTGGAGCACCATGTTGGCGCCGTCAGCCGGGTCTGCCGCTATCACCGAGTCCTCGGCGCCGCCGAAGCCACGGGTGGCGTAAGTCAGCGCCGGATCGTCGAAGGTGATGGCGTCGAAGTTGCTACCGCCGCCATCGCCGCCGTCATCCTCGGCACCGACCACGGCCACGTCGTCGAAGAGGAAAGTCTGCGCGCCAGCCTCTCCGCCGGTGGCGCCAAAGTTGAAGAAGATCGCCACCCGGTCGTAAACCGCGGCGGGGTTGAAGGCGGAGGTGCCCTCAGCCTGGTTCAGGAAGTTGAAGGTGAGCGTCTCGAACTCGTTGGCGACGGTGGTCATCACCTCCGTCTCGACGGAGATCGCCGGATCGCCTGAGTTCTCGACCTTCAAACGCACTGGGATACCCACGCCCGGGGAACGTACTCGCACCGTCATCTGCGGTGCCATAGCGTTCAAGGGAAGCGCACCAACAGTCTCGTTCTCACCAGTGCTCACAACGGTGCCCGCGAAGGTCTCGGCGGCGTCGGAGCGGTTGACCTGCGCGACCTGGCTGCCCGCATCGCCTGGGTCGGCGACTAGTGTGGAATCCTCAGCACCGCCGAAGCCCCGCAACGCGTAGGCGATGTTGGGGTCATCGAAGGTGATGGTGGTGAAGCTGGGACCGTCGTCGCCATCATCCGGCTCATCGCCACAGGAGGTGTCCTGTTGGATGTTGTCGATGAAGAAGGTCCAGTTGGCGGAATCGTTGTCTGCATCACCGAGCACGCCGTTATCGAAGATGAAGGTGATGGCGTTGCTCGCAGGACCGGCGGTGCTGCCGCGGAAGTCGTAGCAAAGCTCCTCCCAGACGCCGCTGCCGCTGTGCTCCAGCGTGCGCTCCTGGTCGAGGCCTTCGAACTTGAACAGCAGGGGAACGCGCCGGTCTGCGCGCACTTGGACCTTGAACACCTCGCCTTCGCTGAAGTCGACGTTGCTGCCGAGGCTGAGCGTGCTGCCACCGAAGGGCTCGCCGGCGAACTTTTGCGAGCGCGCGGCCTGCGGGCTGGCGTTGATGCCACTGGTATCGGGGTTGGCCGTGACGATGGTAACGCCGCCCGCAAAGCCGGCACCTTCGCCGAAGTCGAAGTTCGCCGCGTCACCCTCGAAGTCGACACTGAGCGCACCGCCGGCGCCACCGCCGCCGCCGACGTCATCACAGCTGGAGAGCTGCTCGATCTCATCGAAGTAGAAGGTCCACGCGCTGGGATCGTTGGCAGCGTCACCGACGACACCGTTGTCGAAGATGACGGTGATGCCCGTGTCTTCGGTGCCCGTCGTCCCGGCAAAGTCGAAGCACAGGAACTCCCAGCTCGCGCTGCCGCTGTGATTTTCCGTTAGTTCGACGTTGAGCCCTTCGAACTTGAACAGCATGGGCACGGGGCGCTCAGCCCAGACTGCGACGCGGATGGCCGTGCCGTCCGCGAGGTCGATGTCCTCGTTGAGCGCTAAGGTGGTGCCGCCGAAGGGCTCCGCAGCGAACTTTTGTGCCCGCGCTACCTTCTCACTGCCATTGACCGCGTCGGGCCCCGGGTTGTCGACAATGGCCGTTGAGCCACCGGCGAAGTCCATGAACATCGCAGCGCCGCAAGCGTCCTCGAAGTTGATGGCGCTGTCGCAGTCGACGACCACGTCGTCACCGGGCCCTTCCGCGGCGGGCGTCCCCGGGATGGACTGCTGGCCCTCACCGGTGCCGAAGCACCCAGCTAGCAGCGCGTAAGCAAAGGGTAGAAGATAGATACCGCGGGAGAGCCGCGCGTTCGCCGGAGCCTTCATAGTCTAATCCCTAGTCGTACTTACTTTTTTATTATTTTTGTTAGTTATGGGCGTGACCAGTAAGTCACGCCTGCCTAATCCGTAGGCCGGCCCGGAATGACAGCGCTGTCAGACAATCATGACAATAAACTGTCAAGGCGAGCGCCCGCCGCAACGTTCAAGACTCGCCGGAGTACACCCGCACGTAGTCCACTTCCATGGTCACCGGAAAGGCCGTGTCGATTGTCGGCGGTCCGGGGAAGCTGCCGCCGACGGCGACGTTAAGCAGAATGTAGAACGGCTGATCGAAGGGCGCGGGGAAAGGTGCGGCCGTCGACGACCAGGCATTCTGCGTGGCATAGAGCACGTCATCGACGTACCAGCGGATCTCCGTCTCATCCCACTCCACTGCGTAGACGTGGAACTCCTCAGACACATCCGTAGACGGCGTGTAGGTCTCTGAGGTGCTTAGGTTGCTCGGAAACTCACCGCCGAAGTGGATCGTGCCGAAAATCTCGTTGCCGCCCGTGCCGTCGAGATTGACCGCCTCCATGACGTCGATCTCGCCGCTGGCCGCCCAGTCGCCGTAAGGGCTGTCCTGGCCGAGGAGCCAAAAGGCCGGCCAGATGCCTTGGCCAGCCGGCAACTTCATGCGCGCTTCGATGCGCCCGTAGCGTACGGCCACACGATCGCGCGTGTTGATGCGTGCCGAGGTGTAGTTGTAGCCGTTGCTGGACTCGCGGCGCGCCGTAATCTTGAGCGTGCCATCGCTTACCTGGGCACTGTTGGGCAGGTACCACTGCAGCTCGTTGTTGCCCCAGCCGACCAAGCCGTACTGCGAGCCGTCGCCGGTCTCGAAGAACCAGGTCTCGGGATCTACACGGTCGCCGTCGAACTCGTCGCTGAAGATGAGAGTCATCGCCCCGCCCATGGACACCTGAGCGTTGTCGAATAGCTTGAGCGTGGGGCTGTTAATGTTCTCGTTGTCGATCGCGCTGTCGTCGACCTCGGCGACTACCTCCAGGCGATCGACCTGGGACAGCGGCGCCTCACGGTCTCCGTTGCAAGCGGCGACGCCGGCGATCAGCGACAGCAAGATGACTCGCTGCAGCAATGCAGATGAAGCTCGCGTCATGTCCCCCCCGGGAGTTCGCAATTTCGCCGGCGCTCGATGCTACGCGGCATTGATTTGTTGTGTGCGCAAGAAGTAGCAAGAGCTGACAACGTTGTCAATTTATCCAGTGTTCGTCGATTCCACACGGGGAAAGGCGCGATACACAATTCGCGTACTTCGCCACCGGCACAGCGCTAGGGCTCCTGTCCGCAATCCCCGGAACCGGCTGTTTCCTAACGCAATCTCAAAACAACCTGGCACCTGGCGCACCCAATGAGACGCGGCCGACCTGGGCCGACAAATGGCGCATCCACGCGGCGCGGAGGGAGAACAGTTTCACACTTCCTTCGCGCGCAATAAGCGAGCGTTCTGTGAAGTCGCGGCACCAATGGGGGTATTCCGATTACTGAATTCAATAGCTTGCTGGGTGCGCAGGGCGCGTGTTGCTTAGCGATACAGGCGCCCACTCGAAGGACGCTGGCCCTCGTGTAGAGCCACATTCGCTCGGCGTCGGGCGCCTAGTGCTCCTCGAGCCAGAAGCCCGCCTGCAGGGATGCCTGGGCGTCGCCGCCAACCCAAAGATGAAACTCGCCGGCCTCGGTCCGTCGTTGCTGATCGCGACCGTAGAAGGCGAGATCCTCCGGCGCCAAACGGCAGGTGATGCGGCGGCGCTCGCCCGGCGCGAGGCGCACGCGCTCGAAGGCTTTGAGCTCACGCATCGGCCGCGTCACGCTACCCACCAGATCGCGCACGTACCACTGCACCACCTCCACGCCCTCGTGAGCGCCTGCATTTTCGAGCTCAACGCTCGCCACCACGTCATCTCCCAGACGAACTCGGTCTTGCTCCAAATGCAGATCGCGGTAGACGAAGCGCGTGTACGAGAGCCCGTAGCCGAAGGGAAACAGCGGGGTGTAGCCCGCATCGAGGTGAAAGGACGTCATCCCCAAGGATAGCTGCGGCGCGTGAGGGTCGATGTCGTCGATATGCACGATACTCTGCGGCGTTGGCGGCTTACCTGTGTTCTTCTGCGAGTGGTAGATGGGCACCTGGCCCACCATGCGCGGGAAGCTCGCCGGTAGCTTGCCACTCGGCACCGCGTGGCCAAACAGCAGCTCTGCAATCGCCGGCCCCGCCATGGCGCCGCCGTGCCACGCGATCAACAACGCATCCAGATGCTCGACCACAGCGCCCAAGGTCAGCGGCCGCCCGGCCATGACCACCCCGATCACCGGTCGCTCGAGCGCCGCCAGGCGCTGCACGAGGGTGGCCTGGGCGCCGGGCAGATCGATCTGCGCGCGGCAGTGAGCCTCGCCGCTAAGGATCGCCTCTTCACCAATGCACACGACCACCGCATCAGCCCGCTGTGCAAGGTCGACGGCGGTCTCGATGCCGCTCACATCTCGCTCCCGTGAGGTGGCTAGCGCCGCCTCGTAGGTGACCTCCACCTCATCGCCCAAGAGCTCGCGAAGCGCCCGCAGTGGCGTAACGCTCATGGAGGGATCTCCATCGAAGATCCACGTGCCTAACTGATCGTGTACGGCATCGGCGAGCGGCCCGATCACCGCGAGGCGCTCGAGGCTCTGCGCGTCCAGGGGCAACACGCCGCCTTCGTTACGCAGCAACACGGCGCTCGCAAGCGCCGCACGTTTCGCCACGTCGAGTGCGTCTGGCGCACCTGGCGGCGGGAACTTACTAACGTCTGTGTAAGGTTGCTCAAAGAGATTCAGGGAGAACTTCAGAGCGAGGATACGGGCGACCGCCTGATCGATTAGTGACAGGGGGACATCACCTTGCGCGATCAACTCCTCGAGATGCTTGACGTAGGCATCGCCGTGCATCTCCATGTCCACGCCGGCCGTCATTGCCTCCCGCGCGCTCTCGCGATCGTTGACGGTGAGCCCATGAATGGCGAGCTGGCGGACCGAATCCCAGTCGCTCACGACCAGGGCTTCGCTGCCCCATTCCTCGCGCAGTACGGTGCGTAGCAACCACACGTTGGCACTCGCCGGTACCCCATCGATATCGCTGAAGGAGCTCATCAGTGACGTCACGCCTGCCTTGACAGCGGCGCGGAAGGGCGGGAGGTAGACATTGCGCAGCTCGTTCTCGGGCACGTTGGTGGCGGCGTAGTCTCGCCCTCCCTCCACCGCCCCGTAGCCAGCGAAGTGCTTAGCGCAGGCGGCCACGCTGCCAGGCGTCCCCAACGCCTCCCCCTGATAGCCCCGCACCATCGCCGCGCCGAGCGTCGCTGCGAGCGTAGGATCCTCTCCGAAGCTCTCCGCGATACGCCCCCAGCGTGGATCGCGAGAGACATCGAGCATCGGCGAGAAGGTCCAGTTCACGCCACTTGCCGCGGCCTCCCGAGCGGCGATCCGCGCCGCCTCCTCCACCAGCTGCGGATCCCAGGTAGACGCTTGCGCCAAGGGAATCGGCATCACGGTCTTGAAGCCGTGGATCACATCGCGGCCCATGAGCAGGGGAATCCCGAGGCGACTCTCCTCCACGGCCCGACGCTGCATTTCGTTGACTATATCAACGTCTACTTCGTTGAGGACAGACCCCACTCGCCCCTCGGGCAGGGCCCAAGCGAGATAGTCGTGCAGATGCGCCTCGCCGGCGTTGATCTGATGCAGCTGCCCAATCTTCTCCCCCAGGGTCATCTTGGCGAGGAGCGATTGAACGCGCGGGTCGTCGACCTCGACCCGGGAGGGCAGGGAGCTGAAGCGGTCCATGAGTTACTCGAGAGCGTGCCGGATGGCGGATACGGCAACGCACCATGCCTATTGTGTCGTGAGCGCCCCGTCTGGTCCTTCTAGCAATGATTGACAACGCTGTCAATTTCGAGGAAAACTGCGTCGATAAATTGCGTGGAATGAAACCGGGTGGACGCTTAAGGCCCAGGACCAAGCCGCCCCCAAACCCAAACCAGGGCTGCTTGCCAGTCAATGAGCGGCCGTCGGGACCGCCCTTTCTGTCCCGCTCTTCCACCTCTCAAATCACAACCACAATAGAGTGCACGCGACATGACGGGATCAGACGTAGCAACGGCGGGCAAAGTCCCCTTCGGCTCGAAGGTGGCCTTCGGCGTGGGCATGCTCGCCAATCAGATGTTCCCAGCGGTAATGAGCATCTTCATGGTCGCCCTGGTGCAGGACCTTGGGTTCCCCGGGTGGATGTGGGGAATCATCTTCTTCCTTCCGCGCGTGTTCGATTCCATCACCGATCCGATCATGGGGTTCATCTCGGACAACACGCGCTCGAAGTACGGTCGACGACGCCACTACGTGTTCGTGGGGGCCCTCATCATGGGCGTCACCTTCATCATCATGTGGCAGCTCTATCGCGATAACTCCCTAAGCTATAACTTCACCTACTTTCTCTCTTGGTCGATCCTCTTCTACCTTGGACTGACCATCTTCAGCGTGCCCTACGTTGCCATGGGCTACGAGATGAGCACGGACTTCCACGAGCGCACAAACATCATGGCGGTGGCGCAGTGGATTGGTCAGTGGGCTTGGGTAATCGCGCCCTGGTTCTGGGTGATTATGTACGACCCCGCCTTCTTCTCATCGGGCGATGCCGCCGTGCGGACCCTATCGATTTGGGTTGGGGTGATCTGCATGCTCTTCGCTATGGTGCCGGCGCTGTTCCTCAAGAGCGAGTCAACGGTCGATCGAACCGACTACCTACCCCTCTCGATGGCCAACGTCAGCGGAAGCCTCAAGGAGATCTTCGACGGCTTCAAGGAGGCGTTTACCTCCAAGCCGTTTCGCCAACTCTGCATCGCTACGTTCTTGATCTTCAATGCGTTCAATACGGTTGCCGCCTTCTCCTTCTTCATCGTGGTTTGGTACCTGTTCAGCGGCGACGCGGAGGCCGCGGGCGTGTGGCCAACCCTGTTCGGGAGCATCGGCGCCCTAGTCACTACGTTCGTCGTCATCCCCACGGTCACCTGGATGTCGAAGCAGATGGGGAAGAAGCGAGCCTTTATCCTGTCGCAAATAATCTCGATCTTCGGCTACATCTTGCTGTGGTTCCTCTTCATACCTGGCAAGCCCTACATGTTCCTGTTTGCCCTTCCCTTCTTCTCCTTTGGCATTGGCAGCCTCTTCACGCTCATGATGTCGATGACATGCGACGTCATCGACCTAGACGAGTTGAAGACGGGCAAACGACGCGAAGGCGTCTTCGGAGCGATTTATTGGTGGATGGTGAAGCTGGGCTTCGCCTTCGCGGGTGGACTTAGTGGAGCGATTCTATCCCTGGTGGGCTTCGACTCTAGCGCCGCAGTGCAAACGGAGGAAGCGATCATCGGGCTGCGCGCCTTCTACTCGGGTATGCCCATCATCGGCACCAGTATCGCCATTCTGGTCATGCTCAAGCACGAGGTGACCGAAGCGAGTGCCCA
The nucleotide sequence above comes from Pseudomonadota bacterium. Encoded proteins:
- a CDS encoding MFS transporter, giving the protein MTGSDVATAGKVPFGSKVAFGVGMLANQMFPAVMSIFMVALVQDLGFPGWMWGIIFFLPRVFDSITDPIMGFISDNTRSKYGRRRHYVFVGALIMGVTFIIMWQLYRDNSLSYNFTYFLSWSILFYLGLTIFSVPYVAMGYEMSTDFHERTNIMAVAQWIGQWAWVIAPWFWVIMYDPAFFSSGDAAVRTLSIWVGVICMLFAMVPALFLKSESTVDRTDYLPLSMANVSGSLKEIFDGFKEAFTSKPFRQLCIATFLIFNAFNTVAAFSFFIVVWYLFSGDAEAAGVWPTLFGSIGALVTTFVVIPTVTWMSKQMGKKRAFILSQIISIFGYILLWFLFIPGKPYMFLFALPFFSFGIGSLFTLMMSMTCDVIDLDELKTGKRREGVFGAIYWWMVKLGFAFAGGLSGAILSLVGFDSSAAVQTEEAIIGLRAFYSGMPIIGTSIAILVMLKHEVTEASAQEVRTELAAQKAQASPGPAAPAPSPA
- a CDS encoding glycoside hydrolase family 16 protein, with the protein product MTRASSALLQRVILLSLIAGVAACNGDREAPLSQVDRLEVVAEVDDSAIDNENINSPTLKLFDNAQVSMGGAMTLIFSDEFDGDRVDPETWFFETGDGSQYGLVGWGNNELQWYLPNSAQVSDGTLKITARRESSNGYNYTSARINTRDRVAVRYGRIEARMKLPAGQGIWPAFWLLGQDSPYGDWAASGEIDVMEAVNLDGTGGNEIFGTIHFGGEFPSNLSTSETYTPSTDVSEEFHVYAVEWDETEIRWYVDDVLYATQNAWSSTAAPFPAPFDQPFYILLNVAVGGSFPGPPTIDTAFPVTMEVDYVRVYSGES
- a CDS encoding glycoside hydrolase family 3 N-terminal domain-containing protein translates to MDRFSSLPSRVEVDDPRVQSLLAKMTLGEKIGQLHQINAGEAHLHDYLAWALPEGRVGSVLNEVDVDIVNEMQRRAVEESRLGIPLLMGRDVIHGFKTVMPIPLAQASTWDPQLVEEAARIAAREAAASGVNWTFSPMLDVSRDPRWGRIAESFGEDPTLAATLGAAMVRGYQGEALGTPGSVAACAKHFAGYGAVEGGRDYAATNVPENELRNVYLPPFRAAVKAGVTSLMSSFSDIDGVPASANVWLLRTVLREEWGSEALVVSDWDSVRQLAIHGLTVNDRESAREAMTAGVDMEMHGDAYVKHLEELIAQGDVPLSLIDQAVARILALKFSLNLFEQPYTDVSKFPPPGAPDALDVAKRAALASAVLLRNEGGVLPLDAQSLERLAVIGPLADAVHDQLGTWIFDGDPSMSVTPLRALRELLGDEVEVTYEAALATSRERDVSGIETAVDLAQRADAVVVCIGEEAILSGEAHCRAQIDLPGAQATLVQRLAALERPVIGVVMAGRPLTLGAVVEHLDALLIAWHGGAMAGPAIAELLFGHAVPSGKLPASFPRMVGQVPIYHSQKNTGKPPTPQSIVHIDDIDPHAPQLSLGMTSFHLDAGYTPLFPFGYGLSYTRFVYRDLHLEQDRVRLGDDVVASVELENAGAHEGVEVVQWYVRDLVGSVTRPMRELKAFERVRLAPGERRRITCRLAPEDLAFYGRDQQRRTEAGEFHLWVGGDAQASLQAGFWLEEH